From the genome of uncultured Bacteroides sp.:
TAGAACAGATGAGAGAGTATAAAATTCCGGCTAGCATAACTCTTTCTCAGGGACTTTTGGAATCAGGAGCAGGACAAAGCTCTTTGGCAAAGGAATCAAATAATCATTTCGGAATAAAATGTGGTGTAAGGTGGAACGGACCAAGTGTTTCTCATGATGACGATGCACCCAATGAATGTTTCCGGGCATATAATAATCCAAATGCTTCATACGAAGATCATTCTAAATTCCTTTCTTCCGGTGCCAGATATGCTTTTCTTTTCAATCTTGATATTACCGATTATAAAGGTTGGGCAAAAGGATTAAAGAAGGCCGGATATGCTACAGATCCTTCTTATGCGAATCGTTTAATCACTATTATTGAAGACTATGAACTCTATAAGTATGACAAAGAAGGACTGAGTAAGAAGAAGCATGTTCATGAAAAGAAAGAAAAAGAAGCATTTACACCACATCAGGCTTACATAGCCAATGGGTTGCTATATGTTATAGCCCGCCGTGGAGATACGTTTGAAAGTATTGCCGATGAGTTCGAAACATACGCAAGAAAGCTCATCAAAGACAATGATCTTACCAAGGATTACACATTGGCAGAAGGAGATATTATTTATCTTCACCAGAAAAACAAACATGCTTCAGAAAAGTATACCGTTCATACAGTTCGTGAAGATGATTCAATGCATAGCATTTCTCAATTATATGGTATCAGACTTAAGAACCTTTACAAACTGAATAAGAAATCGGGCGAGTATGTTCCTCAGGTAGGAGATTTAATCTGGCTGAGATAATATACCCCTTGTTTAAATATTGGTACATAGATTAATATTGCCGTGTAACTTCAATACAAAAGTTACACGGCAATATTTTTTTGATTTTATACTCCATTAAATCTTCCTTATTTTAAGATTTAAAATCTAGTTTGTTGCCTATTCGGTATTCCTATAACTTATAATAGTTTGATATTAAGATATATAAAAGTTCTACTTTGTTACCTTAGTTGTGATAATTTGTGTTTACTATTTTATATTTTTGTTTTCTAATGCAATAATAACCGTCTAAAATAATATATGAGAAAGTTTAAAATGGTATTAATAATGTTGCTAATACCTTTCTTAATGGGAGGTAGTTGTGAAAATGATGACGAAAATTGTCATGATAGAATCGATTTTTTGAATAAAACAAGTCGTACATTATATGTAGGGAGTGAAGATAGCGCCATTCTTTTCAGGTACAATGGCAGTCCATATTCTGATTGGTATAAAGCATTACCAAATGAAAAAAACAACACAGCATTGTTTAATGTTATGAGCGGTCGTTCATATTGTTATGAAAATACATTGAAAGATACATTATATGTTTTTATTTTTGAAGAAGATGTATTAGCAAATCATTCATGGGCTGATGTTGTTGATAAGAACTTGGTACTTCAGCGTTATAATCTGAGTTTACAGGATTTGCAGCAATTAAATTGGCAAATTTCTTATCCACCTTCGGAACTAATGAAAGATATGAAGATGTATCCGCCTTTTCCGGAATCTATAAAGTAGAAATATATGAGGAAATATGGCAAATATCCAATGACTGTGATATGGATCGGAATAAACAAGTAATTTGTAGCAATAATATTATGACACGTATTTTTTTCTTTTCAATATTGATTTTCATGACGTTGCTTGTTTCTTGCAATAGACAAACAACAAACGAAAAGAATTTTGTTCAAGATTCGGGTTCTTCAGGAAAAGATGATTTGACTAAATCTGACTTCGAAAAGTTTAAATCAAAATTTAAACCTCTAGTGATCTCTGACTTCTATAGAGCAGACTCCTCTATTTTAAATAATTACGTCACTTCTCCGGATGATAATTTTGTAGTAGTTGAAGAGAAATACAAGAAAGAGTTTCTACCCAATGTAGATACAACGTATATTTATTATGGGTATAAAACCGAACTACCAAATAAATGTACAATATTGAAATTTATAAATCATTGTGGAAAGAAAACTCCTATTGATAGTTATGAAGTAATTGATACAACTTTTATTACCAATGTAATATATAATAATTCCGGAAAAATATTAGGGCTTTTTAGAACATTTGGCTCAAATTTAACTGGAGAACCACCAACCTATAGTATGAAAAGTTCTTTTGAATATAAACATGATAAATTAATTATCACTAATAATGAATATTCTACAGGAAAAAGCTATATGTATGCTGACCGTATTGTGGGTAATGATTCGCTTTATCATGCAGATTTAATTGTTACCAAAATTCTCATAGATTATAATACCGGTAAGATTGAACTACTAAAAAAATCAAAAAAGAAAGCAATAGTTGCAGAATCGGCCTCTTCAATTTTTCTAAGACCTATGAACTAAAAAGTTATTGATACTACTTTCATTGCTCATAGATGTTGGATAGTTGTAAAGTGTACAGGTTGTATTTAGTTTAAATAGAAAGATATAAAAAATAGGCAAAAGCAGATTCAAGATAAACCATAAAAACAAATTTAGAAAACATATTATGCTAAAAAGAAATGTAAGGCTGTACTTGTTTTGTTCATTCACAAAATGATGATAAACATGCTATAGTATTACTCAAAGAATTTTATTTAGCGTACAATTCTGTATGTGCTAAAAAAAATGAACCGTACGACTTAATAAAGCAATTTGATTCTCTAAAACGGAAATATTGCTTACAGAGTTTCCAAAAGGAGCTTAAGAAAATGTTTAAGATACATGGCTTAGATCATGATATTTTGATTAATGATGTTTATACTGAAGATTTAAAATCATTAAAAACAATATCTGTGACTAAAGATGATACAATGAAGAATTGCTATTATGTTTCATATATTGCTGTCGTTACTGGCATGGGAAACAAGATAACTAATGAAAAAGTGCAAATCCATTTAGTTGTCATTAAGGAGAATGGACTTTTAAAAATAGATAATGTACTTGATAATTAGCAGAATACCAAGCTGTATAATGTTCATATTTTATAAATATAATTCATTTATAAAGAAAGAGCATGGCAGCATCAAAATATATAAGGTAGAATGATGATAATATTTTATATTTAATTTAAATAACTAGACAAATAAGGATTTATTCGAGCCAATATCTTTATTAAATATCATAAATGAAAGAATCATGAAATATCTAATATCAATATTTATTATGTTGTCTTTAGGCATAAACTTGTTTGGACAGGAACAAAACTCAGAGGATGATACGAAAAAAGTTATGAACCAATCTAATAGTATAGGAGTCGATAATAATCCATTATTGAATGACTATGAAAGTGCATACATTAATATGATTTTAAAAAAATCTCGGAAAGGCTTTGATTTTAAGGACAAGAAAGTCGGTTTTATTACAGGGAGTAGTGGAAAAACAATAAGTAATAAAAAAAACTATTTCAATATGCAAAAGAAATCTCTTGAAAACAAAAACGTTCCTTGTGATAATGGTATTTTGTACATCTTTGATGAAAACCAAAAAAAAGAATCCGGCGGTTATGATGCAGCTATTGTTTTTTGGAGCAAAGTTTTGATACCCACAAAGGATGTTGTAAAGCGATTGAAAGACAAGTAATCCGGTCTTTTTCTGGTGTTTTATCGTAATACCGGCCATACATCACCAAATGAAGTTCGGATTTGTCCGCCTTTGCTGGAACCTATAAAGTAATAGTGTATGAGGAAATATGGCAAATATCCAATGACTGTAATATGAATAGGAATAAACAAGTAAATTGTAACAATAATATTATGAAACGTATTTTTTTCTTTTCAATACTGATTTTCATGACGTTGCTTGTTTCTTGCAATAGATAAACAACAAACGAAAAGAATTTTGTTCAAGGTACTGTCTCTTCAGGAAAAGGTGATTTGACTAAATCTGACTTCGATAAGTTTAAATCAAAATTTAAACCGCTGGATATTAAAGATCTTTCATCGCTAGCTGCTTTTTTGAGCACCTATCTAATATCATCAGATAAGTGCTTTGAAGTAGTAGAAAATAATTTTAAATAAGTATATCTTCAAGGAGTAGATACATCTCTTATTTATTATGGTTATAAAATAGAATTGCCCAATAAAAGCTCTATATTGACATTCTTAAATCATTGTAGTACTAAAACAGCTATTGATGCCCCAGAAGTTATAGATACAACATTTGTAACAATGGTATTTTATAATGCCTCAGGTAATAGATTGGGCAACCTTAGACTTTTTGGCTCAAATCTAACCAGAACACCACCTACTTATAATATGATGAGTACATTCAAATTCAAGAAAGATGGATTAGTGATATGTAATTATGAGTATTCGACCGGCAATAACTATAATGATGTTGTACATTCAAATAAAGACTCAATTTATAAAGCTAGTTTGACATCTACATCATTCTATATAGATTATCATACGAATAAAATAATTCTAGTGAACAAGAAAAAACAAAAAGCTGAAGTTATTGAGTCTTCTAATGAATCTGGTTTGATATACTTAAAACCTCGTTAAAATTTCTCTGATATCAAATGTTATCAGTCATAATTTGATCCATTCAGATGGATTTATCAAGGAACTGATTATAGACTTAGGAACATTAGCATTCAACATGAATCTGTTTAATCCAAAAGAAAGCATAAACTAATGATTTATTCAGGTTTGCTTAATCCAAACATGTACAAGATTGTGCTCAATCATGTACATGATTGGGAATAAACATGTACATGTTTATCTCAACCTCCCGCCAATAAATTACTAATTACCCTTTTGTTATTAAGTACTTTCAGGGCTGAATGGCAGTAATCCATATCGTTTTATATAGTAATTTCCAGCTAAGCACTTTTCTGAAGAATAAACATGTTTGATTGTCAGTTAGGTATGTCTTGGTTTGAACTTAGAATACCACATTCTTGTTGGATTATAAACTGCAGTCATTTTGATTATTTTTAAATGCCTGATAATATGAGTCTTATAAAATAGTAGGTGGCACAGGTGGCAGAGAAATAATACTTTTTCCGGTTCTGAAAATTATTTTTTGAAAATTATGCAATTTGCAGAATTTTCAAAATTTTATTTCTGGAAACCAAAAAAGCTCTTTTTTACTGCCACCTGTGCCACCTCTTTAAAGATAAGGTATTGATAATCAGTATTGATAAAATTGTAATCTAGCATAATATTGCTTTAGTATGCTAGAAATATCAGAATATTTGTGTTCATAAAGATAAGGCTATCTGTACTATCTTCAATTTATGAAACGGACAGAGTGTTCATTATCGAACACTCTGCTTTATACATATTATCTCATTATTAGATAGTTAGCACTTTGGCACGTACTTTGACTACTATGTTCATATAAAATGTAAACATTCGTATTTTATGGACAGAGAAATTCCAAAAGATGTTCAGCTTAAAGAACGTAGAAAGAAAATAATCAAGTTTTCCTTAATCGGAATAGTTTCAGTAATTCTAGTTGTTGCTTTAATCTCTTTTATGCGAGCAGGAGTCGATAGAAAAGATTTGGTCTTTTCTAAAGTAGAAAAGGGAACTATAGAAGTGTCTGTGAGTGCTTCGGGTAAAGTGGTTCCGGCATTCGAAGAGATTATTAATTCTCCAATCAACTCCAGAATTCTTGAAGTCTATAAAAAGGGGGGCGATTCTGTAGATGTAGGTACACCTATCCTGAAGCTCGATCTTCAAAGTGCAGAAACAGATTATAATAAACTTCTGGATGAAGAACAGATGCGTAAGTATAAGCTGGAACAACTGAAGGTTAATAATAAAACTAAGCTTAGTGATATGAACATGCAGATAAAAGTATCTGCCATGAAACTCAGCCGCATGAAGGTGGAACTTCGTAATGAGCATTATCTGGATAGTCTGGGTGCCGGCACAACCGATAAAGTAAAACAAGCCGAACTTAGCTATAATGTTGCTAAGTTGGAACTTGAACAACTGAAACAACAATATAACAATGAATGTCAGATTGCGGCTGCCGAATTGAAAGTTCAGCAGCTCGATTTCAATATCTTCCGTAAATCACTGGCCGAAACAAAACGTGTTCTTGATGATGCACGGATTCGTTCTCCACGAAAAGCCATTCTTACTTTTATCAATAATCAAATTGGAGCTCAGATTTCTCAAGGCGGACAGGTGGCTATAATATCAGATCTTTCTCATTTTAAAGTAGAAGGTGAGATTGCCGATACTTACAGTGACCGGGTAAGCGCCGGAGGAAAAGTTATTGTAAAGATTGGAAGCGAACAACTTGAAGGAACTGTGAGCAGTGTTACTCCACTGTCCAAAAATGGTGTTATTTCTTTTACTGTACAGTTGAAGAACGATCATAGCCCACGCCTGCGCTCCGGACTAAAGACTGACGTATATATAATGAATGCTGTAAAGGAAAACGTATTGCGCATTGCCAATGGTTCTTATTACGCCGGAGCCGGTGAGTACTACTTGTTTGTACAAAACGGAAACAACCTGATGAAGCGTAAAGTTCGCCTGGGGGATAGCAATTTTCAATATGTAGAGGTTATATCCGGATTACAACCGGGCGACCAGATAGTGGTTAGCGATATGACAAATTACAAGAATAGATCTAAACTGAAGATTAAATAAGAAATTAAAATACTTACAATTATGATTAAGCTTACAGAATTAAACAAGATTTATCGTACAGATGAGATTGAAACAATAGCTTTGGAGAATGTAAACCTGGAAGTTCAAAAAGGTGAGTTCTTAAGTATAATGGGACCTTCGGGCTGTGGAAAGTCTACTTTGCTAAATATTATGGGGTTGCTTGATGCGCCAACATCTGGTAAGATAGAGATAAATGGTATTCAAACCATAAATATGAAAGATAAAGAACTGGCTCAGTTTCGTAATCAGAAATTAGGATTTGTGTTTCAGAGTTTTCACTTAATCAATTCATTAAACGTAATTGATAATGTTGAACTTCCATTACTTTATCGCAAGGTATCCTCATCCGAAAGAAGAAAAAGAGCACAGGAGGTATTGGAGAAAGTAGGCTTAAGTCACCGTATGCGTCATTTCCCAACTCAGTTATCAGGTGGTCAGTGTCAGCGTGTAGCAATAGCTCGTGCCATTATTGGTAATCCGGATATTATTCTTGCTGATGAGCCTACCGGTAATCTGGATTCAAAAATGGGGGCAGAGGTTATGGATATTCTGCATAAACTTAATAAAGAAGACGGACGCACCATTGTAATGGTTACACACGATGAACGTCAGGCAAAACAAACTGCACGTACTGTTCGCTTCTTTGACGGACGACAAATACAATAATCAGCTGGTTTTCTGAAGAGCTTAATGTGTATTATTAATCAATAACAGGTAATAGAATGTATAAACAATATTTAAATCAGACATTGCACTTGCTGAAGGAGAATAAACTGCTTAGTGCAATCTCTATTATAGGAACAGCCCTTGCCATATCGATGATAATGGTTATTGTAATTGTATATGAGGTAAAGACGGCTAATTATGAACCGGAAACTCACCGCGACAGAATGCTGACTGTAAAATGGGCGGGGGCTGCTACAAAGGGGCATCCTGACTGGAGTTCTAATTCGATGATGTCACTAAAAGTAATTAAACAATGTTTTTATCCGTTGAGTAATGTGGAAGCTGTTACCGGAGTAATGCCTTTTCAACAGAAGTTGGCGAGTATTCCCGGTGGAGCAATAAACTCTAAATGTGATGTAAGTTATACAGATGCTGCATTTTGGAAAGTTTTTGGTTTTTCTTTCTTGAAAGGGGCTCCTTATGTAAAGGAAGAATTTGAAAGTGGAATAAGAAAAGCCGTTATTTCTGAAGATGTTGCGCGCCGTTTGTATGGCACTATTGATGTTGTGGGAAAGACAATCTGCCTTAGTTACCAGAATTATTCTATTTGTGGAGTTGTGAAAAATGTCTCAACTCTGGCTGAAGCTGCTTATGCTCAGGTATGGGCTCCCTATACAACAAATAATCAATCAGAAAATCTTCAATTCTGTGAAGATCTTCTAGGTGTTTTCAGGTGTTATATTCTTGCTCATAATAATACAGATTTTGATGATATAAGAAATCAGGTTAATCGTAATGTAAGTGTTTTAAATGCCTCTCAAAAAGAACAGAATTTAGTATTGCGTGGTCAGCCCGATTCTCAGTTTGTGCAAATGACACGTAAATGGGCAAATGAAGATGCAAAGGTTAAAGATACCGTGATTCAATATTCAATTGTACTTACTCTTTTATTACTTGTTCCAGCTATTAACTTATCTGGAATGACACATTCGCGAATGAAAAAGCGTATGTCTGAAATTGGAGTCCGGAAAGCTTTCGGAGCTAGCCGAAAAGAACTTCTTGGACAGGTTTTATATGAGAATTTGGTGTATACTATCCTGGGTGGAATATTCGGTCTTATTCTATCATATCTGTCGGTAATCTTAATGAAAGCCATGTTGCTGAATAATCTCATGGCTGGTTATTTGTCAGGTGCTTCATCGCTTAATGTTTCTATGCTGCTTCAGCCATCGGTTTTTCTCTATGCATTTATATTCTGTTTATTACTAAATCTTATGAGTGCTGGTATTCCTGCCTGGAAAGCTTCAAGAATTAAAATTGTTAATGCTCTAAATGATAAATAAGATGATTAAACATGTTCTAAAACAAATATGGACTCAACGATTATCCAATTCATGGTTATGGATCGAATTATTCTTAGTCTCGGTATTTCTGTGGTTTATTGTTGATTATATTTATGTGATTGCAAATATTTATACTACTCCTACAGGATATAATATTGAGCATACATATCAGGTTTCTTTAGACCAGCTATTGCCGGGCAGTGATGATTATATTTCTCCGGAAAAGAAAAAAACGACTCTTGGCGAAGATTTGCTTACAGCTGTAAATCGTATCCGAAATTATCCGGGAATTGAAGCTGTATGTTTATCTCAACACGGAATTCCATACAGTGGGGGCAATGCATATAATAATTTTGTGCTTGACACTGTAGATGTTAATATGCAGAAGCGCTTAGTTACACCTGATTTCTTTCGTGTATTCAGGATAACAAATCCTGAAGGAAAAGTTGATCCTTTGGTGATTGCTTTAAAAAATGAAAATTCATGTGTCGTATCAACAGAGGCAGAAGAGCGATATCTAAAGAGTGGACGTCCGTTAATTGGAGCAACATTGAATGGTGCTGATTCGTCGAAAGTTAAATTGTATGGCATCTGCTCATCTATTCGTTATAGTGAGTTTTCCAGAAAGAAGGCTAATATATTTATAAAAGTCTCAGATGCAGAAATAGCAAAAGATAATACTTCCAATTTAATTGCCGGAGTAGAAATTTCATTCAGAGTTTCTCCTGATGCCGATCACGATTTTGTATCTCATTTCAAGAATGACATGGCAAAACAATTGAAAATAGACAATCTTTTCTTGCTTGATGTTAAACCAATGTCGGATGTTCGCAATACTTTCTTTCTGGCAACCGGAGATTTTAACGAATTGAATACTCGCTTAGTTGTAGTTGGCTTTCTGCTTTTAAATATCTTCCTCGGCATAATCGGAACATTTTGGTTTCGTACGGCTTATAGAAAAGCCGAAATGGGGCTGCGATTGGCTGTTGGTTCTACACGTACCAGTTTATTCAGAATACTTATTGCCGAAGGAGTGATATTGCTTACACTTGCCATTATTCCTGCAGGCGTTATATCTTTTAATATTGGTATAGCCGACTTGGTAGATGTAAACAGAATGGACTTTACGTTTGTGCGGTTCATCTGTGGAATGCTCATAACTTATTTACTAATGGCATTCATGATAATACTTGGTATCTGGTATCCGGCTAGTCAGGCTATGAAGATACAACCGGCGGAAGTTCTTCACGAACAGTAAATTGCTGGCTGAAGAATTTAAAAATGTAACGAAAGGTTTTTGCACTCTTGTACTAATGAATGCAATTCTTCTGTACAAGACTAAAATGAAGTTCGGTTTAATAATTTAAATATATGGTTTTAGTAGTAATATTAATCATTATTCTTTCTGCCATTTCCTGTGAGGCAAATGCGCAGAAACAGTTATCACTTGATGATGCAATATCTCTGGCAAGAGTGCAAAGTGTGGATGCTGCGGTATCACTCAATGAGCTGAAAACAGCTTATTGGGAATATCGTACGCATAAAGCGGATATGCTTCCTGAGGTTAACTTTTCCGGTACGCTTCCTGCTTACAACAAGAGCTACAGTTCTTATCAGGAAAGTGACGGGTCGTATACTTTTGTACCCAACAATTATCTGGGACTTTCCGGTAAATTCTCAGTAGATCAGAATATATGGGTTACTGGTGGTAAACTTTCGCTTACTTCCTCTCTCGATTATCTGAAGCAATTGAGTTCCGGAGGTACACATCAATACATGAGTGTGCCTGTAGGCCTTACACTTACCCAACCTATATTTAATGTGAACAACCTTAAATGGAAGCGTAAAATAGAGCCGGTAAGATATGCCGAAGCTAAAGCTGCTTATATAGAGAGCACCGAGAAAGTAACAATGAAGACCATTACAGATTTCTTTGAACTTATTCTGGCTCAGGAAAATCTAAAAATTGCCCGCCAGAATCTTCAGAATGCCGACAAGCTTTATGAGATTGCCAAAGCAAAAAGAACAATGGGACAGATATCGGAGAATGAGCTGTTACAACTTAAGCTTGCGGCACTAAAATCTAAAGGAACTGTTACCGATATGGAAAGTAATCTGAATGCGAAAATGTTTCAACTTCGTTCGTTTCTTGGTTTGAGCGAACTGGATAATATAGAACCTGAAATTCCTTCTACCGTTCCGGTTATGCATGTCGATTATCAGGCTGTGCTTGAGAAGGCGCATGAGAATAATTCCTTTGCAAAGAACATAAGAAGACGACAATTGGAGGCTGATTATAATGTGGCATCGGCAAAAGGTGCTTTGCGGAGCATTGACCTTTACGCTTCGGTGGGATATACGGGATTGAATAATAGTTTCAAGTCTTCTTATCAGGATTTGATGGATA
Proteins encoded in this window:
- a CDS encoding glucosaminidase domain-containing protein; amino-acid sequence: MKFSRLIFASVLLVCSTLAQAQYRNPKYVAYVKQYSDLAIEQMREYKIPASITLSQGLLESGAGQSSLAKESNNHFGIKCGVRWNGPSVSHDDDAPNECFRAYNNPNASYEDHSKFLSSGARYAFLFNLDITDYKGWAKGLKKAGYATDPSYANRLITIIEDYELYKYDKEGLSKKKHVHEKKEKEAFTPHQAYIANGLLYVIARRGDTFESIADEFETYARKLIKDNDLTKDYTLAEGDIIYLHQKNKHASEKYTVHTVREDDSMHSISQLYGIRLKNLYKLNKKSGEYVPQVGDLIWLR
- a CDS encoding HlyD family efflux transporter periplasmic adaptor subunit, translated to MDREIPKDVQLKERRKKIIKFSLIGIVSVILVVALISFMRAGVDRKDLVFSKVEKGTIEVSVSASGKVVPAFEEIINSPINSRILEVYKKGGDSVDVGTPILKLDLQSAETDYNKLLDEEQMRKYKLEQLKVNNKTKLSDMNMQIKVSAMKLSRMKVELRNEHYLDSLGAGTTDKVKQAELSYNVAKLELEQLKQQYNNECQIAAAELKVQQLDFNIFRKSLAETKRVLDDARIRSPRKAILTFINNQIGAQISQGGQVAIISDLSHFKVEGEIADTYSDRVSAGGKVIVKIGSEQLEGTVSSVTPLSKNGVISFTVQLKNDHSPRLRSGLKTDVYIMNAVKENVLRIANGSYYAGAGEYYLFVQNGNNLMKRKVRLGDSNFQYVEVISGLQPGDQIVVSDMTNYKNRSKLKIK
- a CDS encoding ABC transporter ATP-binding protein, whose translation is MIKLTELNKIYRTDEIETIALENVNLEVQKGEFLSIMGPSGCGKSTLLNIMGLLDAPTSGKIEINGIQTINMKDKELAQFRNQKLGFVFQSFHLINSLNVIDNVELPLLYRKVSSSERRKRAQEVLEKVGLSHRMRHFPTQLSGGQCQRVAIARAIIGNPDIILADEPTGNLDSKMGAEVMDILHKLNKEDGRTIVMVTHDERQAKQTARTVRFFDGRQIQ
- a CDS encoding ABC transporter permease, with protein sequence MYKQYLNQTLHLLKENKLLSAISIIGTALAISMIMVIVIVYEVKTANYEPETHRDRMLTVKWAGAATKGHPDWSSNSMMSLKVIKQCFYPLSNVEAVTGVMPFQQKLASIPGGAINSKCDVSYTDAAFWKVFGFSFLKGAPYVKEEFESGIRKAVISEDVARRLYGTIDVVGKTICLSYQNYSICGVVKNVSTLAEAAYAQVWAPYTTNNQSENLQFCEDLLGVFRCYILAHNNTDFDDIRNQVNRNVSVLNASQKEQNLVLRGQPDSQFVQMTRKWANEDAKVKDTVIQYSIVLTLLLLVPAINLSGMTHSRMKKRMSEIGVRKAFGASRKELLGQVLYENLVYTILGGIFGLILSYLSVILMKAMLLNNLMAGYLSGASSLNVSMLLQPSVFLYAFIFCLLLNLMSAGIPAWKASRIKIVNALNDK
- a CDS encoding FtsX-like permease family protein; the encoded protein is MIKHVLKQIWTQRLSNSWLWIELFLVSVFLWFIVDYIYVIANIYTTPTGYNIEHTYQVSLDQLLPGSDDYISPEKKKTTLGEDLLTAVNRIRNYPGIEAVCLSQHGIPYSGGNAYNNFVLDTVDVNMQKRLVTPDFFRVFRITNPEGKVDPLVIALKNENSCVVSTEAEERYLKSGRPLIGATLNGADSSKVKLYGICSSIRYSEFSRKKANIFIKVSDAEIAKDNTSNLIAGVEISFRVSPDADHDFVSHFKNDMAKQLKIDNLFLLDVKPMSDVRNTFFLATGDFNELNTRLVVVGFLLLNIFLGIIGTFWFRTAYRKAEMGLRLAVGSTRTSLFRILIAEGVILLTLAIIPAGVISFNIGIADLVDVNRMDFTFVRFICGMLITYLLMAFMIILGIWYPASQAMKIQPAEVLHEQ
- a CDS encoding TolC family protein, whose product is MVLVVILIIILSAISCEANAQKQLSLDDAISLARVQSVDAAVSLNELKTAYWEYRTHKADMLPEVNFSGTLPAYNKSYSSYQESDGSYTFVPNNYLGLSGKFSVDQNIWVTGGKLSLTSSLDYLKQLSSGGTHQYMSVPVGLTLTQPIFNVNNLKWKRKIEPVRYAEAKAAYIESTEKVTMKTITDFFELILAQENLKIARQNLQNADKLYEIAKAKRTMGQISENELLQLKLAALKSKGTVTDMESNLNAKMFQLRSFLGLSELDNIEPEIPSTVPVMHVDYQAVLEKAHENNSFAKNIRRRQLEADYNVASAKGALRSIDLYASVGYTGLNNSFKSSYQDLMDNQIVSVGVKIPILDWGKRRGKVKVAESNREVIESKIKQEQMDFNQNIFLLVEHFNNQAMQLNIAAEADDIAQQRYKTSIETFLIGKINTLDLNDAQTSKDDAKQKHISELYKYWYYYYQIRSLTLFDFQKNKTLDAEFAEIVKK